In the Populus trichocarpa isolate Nisqually-1 chromosome 1, P.trichocarpa_v4.1, whole genome shotgun sequence genome, GAGTGACACTGACACAGATTGTTTAACTGCTTGGAATGGGCATGGAAAGAGTCTATTTGAGGTGATGCGCATCAATGACAGCTCAGGTTTTCATACTATAATACTTAATAAATTATATGCGTTGCTTGCTACGAAGTAAAGTATTCTGTTCTCTAGTCCCAAAAGcaagttttttctattaacATTCAGAATTGTTGTGTCCAGTGGAAAATTGGGAGAAGTTAGAGCTTTCACGGTCCTACCTGTCTTCACTGTCCAACGTAGGGGGTTAAGTGGTATCCCACATGCAGCAAAGTGTCCACAACAGGGTGATCCTACTACTATATCAGTCCACTACACCTATCTTTCCAATGATCCAACGGTTCATGATCACCAATGTGGCTGACCTTCTTAATCTATCAAGAGAAGTTAATTGGTTGATTAGTTGTTACCTCCTTATTCTCATGACACGTGTCTGTGGGCAGCTGGGTGCCTCCCAACTCAGCCGTGTCTTATTGTTGATCTGCTAGATTATGACACTGCCAGCATATGCTATGGACCGTGTATAAgtaatttagttttgttttaacaGGCTATCTTGGGGGCAATTTTTAGGTAACAAACAGGTCCTAAGGTTAAGTTCCTAATCTATTGGGTTTTaggtaatttatatataaaaaacaaaaaattcttttctagacttttttttttttagtatggttgcggttgttttttaaaatgtttttcacttaaaaatatattaaaataatatattttttattttttaaaaattatttttgacaacagcacattaaaatgatttgaaaacaccaaaaaaatattaatttgaagtaaaaaaataaaattttttaaaaatacttttaaaacgcaaaaataaataattcttaatacttgtaaaaataaaagggcAATCAACTTGTTAATGAAAAGCTGACATTCATGTTGTTGCTTAGTAAATGGTTAATGTAGAAAAATGGATAGATAAGAATGCAGGTGCGGAGTTAGACGAGGATGAGAGGATTATGGAGAAAGTTGTTCTTCATGTCTGTGCCGTGCGCCTAGGGAATCAGCATTAACATTTAAATTACACtttaagtaaagaaaaagaGCTTACCTTTTCTGCACTAACATTTGGAAATAGGATTATATATACTAATTAATAGTTAATTGCCCACGCATTACTGCAACTTACGTTTTGACAGTATCATATTAATAAACTCACATCATTATGATAACCAAACCTACTTTCTAGTTACTTGATCCAAAccatgtttcaaattaaaataaataagatttgacTTGTTGTCATGCTGTTAACCTGATGGATTcgctttttatttgatttactctcttaaaacttgtttaatgttttttttttaaataacattatttaaatgtttttttaatattaaaatgatattattttggattgatAGAGAGATTAAACTCGTCCAATTTATACATCTAAAAAggttaagaattttattttttggaatctatttttatttaattatatattattaaaaataaatatttataaaaaaaacaacaaataaaattatggaagagaaatattattttcttcatcttttttttttaattaatatctttttttttggttttgacaacaaaaataattttttaaaattaatctctaAAGACAACTATACATAATGCAATTCCAAATTGACCATATTATGCTACAATAATTGTGATGTTTGGCTCTACTTAATCAAGCTTAGTGGAGTTGTTTAACAATTGTCTCTTTggcttaacttttttatatctaGAGATGAAAATTTAACTTGTGAGTACTTATTCCAAGTAACTTGCATgagtgaattttttaattaagtatagttattttatcttacagaataataaataatatataaatattatcaaatcctaccatgaaaatatataaatttatatcacagagtatttatatttatagacatacttcaatattatatataacaCACACATACAATGTTTAtagtttcatcatttgatacacacattgcttttttattttatattgaattaataataggTAACACTTAGATAATGAATATTGGAAACTTAATAACtatgatataaatatctaatttttgttataaaataaataataaataaaatataaatatgatctAACAGCTCACCCATATCATTCTTGTTTTAGATACTTTTAAATTTTGCCTTCTCACAGCATGTTCATGGGTTGACCACCCCTAGTTTGAGTGTATGAAagttcttaattgttttttttttaataatatatatttcagaATAAATacgaaaaaatattaatgagcttcttttttaataatagatgTCTAGTTGACGTGTACGCTAAACATTTTAACTCTCCCTTGTGTTTTTATCACAACAGTGACTTGTCTGCATATTTCTATCCCGAGATAACACTGTGACAGTACGTAGTCGTTTTGGGTGCTGCTGGTATAGCAAGTCAAAGGATTTTCAGTGGCCAACATACCATGTGATTGTGAGCAATTGTAATCTGCGTGCGTGTAAGCAATGGGCAGCCTGAGGTGGTCTGTTAGCATGGAGACATCAACATtaagaatgacaaaaaaatttcaataccCTTTTTAATTCTTCGACTTCATTAGGGCATAGTTCTTATTCCATTTCTCCTCCCACTCTTTACTTCTTGTATTCGATACACGTTTGGTGCAATAAACAAATAAGCTAAAAATGGAGTCACCCATGACACAAGCTAGCGTTATCATATTCTTCTTCACAAATTTGTGATCTGGAAACAAGACTTTTGGTAGCTTTCGTAAATACAGATTCTTGCGAAGCAATCAAATCTCATTCGATTCaattcatgcatgcatgttCTTGTTGTTGACCCTTCTGCATTCTTAGGGGCGCCTTTTCCCTCAATCTCGTTTTAGGGTTTGATAGCATAAGTGATTGGGGACTGGGCAGGGCAGTGCCTATTTCATTTCACGAGAAGTTTTGCACGCAGAGGACAAAAACAATGAAGGTGGAAATGTCGTCAGCTATGCAGCTGAAACTGTGCAGACCTAATGCCACAATCTTGCCGACAAGGTCCTGGACTCTCTCTTCTCGCTGGGTGATTAAtacaacttaattaattttgttaatcaCTAGCTATGACTTGTAAAGTGATTAGGTATGACTTAATTGACTATTAGTCCGATAATACTGATTTCCAATTAGCAACAGCTGATTAAGGTTAGATGTTTGACTTGCAGCCAAAAACTAACAATATCTTATTTGGTGGTCTAACAAAACAaggtttattataataataataataataataataatttcccGTGCTAGACTGCTCGTTAGTTGCTTAAACATGCTTGACAGAATCAATATTTGGTGTGAATTAGTGGGCCTCGGCCCCTATCGTGATAGCTGGCCACTTCTGACCAATGTGGGCATCATGCAACCACAGGGGTTTAATATTTGTACGCCTAATTTTGGGACGAGCTGCACCCACCAAATTCCCAACAACTACGGTCAAATGCTGTATATAAAGAGCATGTGGCCGAGGCTTTAATTCAACCAAAATCCAATTGCATTCGCATTTAGAAATTGCAGTTTggccattaaaataaattgcacCACAGTGCATAATCCAACGATTCTTCTATATTTTGCAGAATGAAAAGGTATCCAGATGTACAGCGGATAATGCGACTCTGTAGTCTGTAGTTGGATAACAATCCTGTAGAGTTGCATCTAATAAGTTTTGTAACTTACCAAATATGAGATGTAATAGAGCGTGTTAATCTTCCATTCACAAAAATCAAGCCCGTCAACTGTGCATGTGCAAAAGGCAAACCAAGAAAAGACGTTGCCTTGGAAGTCTTTTACGATTGAAACTCTGAACTGCAAAGGAGATGCTGCATGGAAAGGATCATGCCTTGTTGCAATAAGCACTTAAGAGTTCCCATCTCGAAGCTTTGTCACAGATAACTTTCTAAGCTTCCTGTCATGGTTGAGCACAGCGCTTACACTCTCAACCACCAAAATAAtctgccaaaaaaaattaaaaaaaataataataagagaagGAATAAAGGTCAGAATGTTCACTGAAGCATtcatcaaccacaacaaaagcTGCAAGCGAGTTGAATCGTTTATCCAGCTTGTCAGATTATTGATAAATCATAAAGTAATTCAATCACGACTCAGAGGATTGGTAAAAATTTAGCAGGGCAggtaaacaaattaaaacaaaagcagCACAAACACAGCTGGTGGGTCACTTTCATGCAAATAAGAACAGCAGGGCAggtaaacaaattaaacaaaagcaGCACAAACACAGCTGGTGGGTCACTTTCATGCAAATAAGAACCCAGCGCGAAGGATGTGAATCTACAGAATCAGGAGATGGCTAATTACACCCATATTCTTGATAAGGGTGTGAATCAATTACATACATGTATGATGAAGTTTGTCATAGTTGAAACCATGACTGAGAACTATCCAGATGCTAGCAAAGAACAAAGATTATACTGTAAACTAGAAATCACATACCTGCAAGCATGCATATGCCATACCAGTTGCATAGTAGAAGTTTGCATTGCCTGTCCCCTGCAAATTTTCACTAAATGAGCAGTGTTTCAGAGAATTATGGAAGTAATTTGACCAAAGAGACAAGCATCATGAAGAGGCATACCCTCCAAATCCATAGATTGTGCATCACAGGGCTAAGAAGGGACACTCCAATATATCCAAATAAGAGGAAGAAAGAGAACTTCATATCTGCATTGCATGCCATTTAGGTGGTGTACGACACCAGACCAAGTACAAATTCATCAATAAGAAAGATAACCTACTAGTTTACCTGCTAATTCATCAAGAAACAAACCCAACAAACCCAGGTATAGAGCTGAATCTCCAACCTATTCAAAATTGAACCATGATAGTAGAAGGTGAAGCAATTAGATTCTTCAATATATACATAAAGAATAACAAAAGTGCCCCCAATAAATTCATTTGTTGTCATGGCTAACGGGGTAATTATCTTATCCACTTTTCCAAACTATTGTTCACGTGTGATTGACATAAAGAAATCATATGATGTTATGTTGAACATTTGTTTATGTGAGGGTGTACAAATGGAGTGCAGATGAAAATAGCAAGCAACTCACTGACGGATAGGATTTGAGCATTGAAGAGATTGCAATGTAGATGAAAGCCAAAAAGCAGGGCCGGTGCTTTAGCCGTATGGCTAATGGcaatatcataaacaaaatattcaGGTGGAAAACTATCATAAAGAAACTTCTGAAGAAATCAAACACTTCAGCAAAGAAGTACCTGCAATTGAAATGAAACAGATGTCAATCTAAGTGCCACACCCCATATTTAGTGTTAGAGTACCCCACATCtacaaagaacaacaaagaaTTTAGCTCACCACAGAACACCAATATTTGGTGACATATCTTCCATTGTGAGAATGAATCCATATGTTCTGCAAAATAATGCCAGGCATATATAACTATCAAGAAAGTTCAAATAACTACAgcataaaacacaattttgagaAGCCACATGGAACTTCTTGATGTCAACATAAATGTGAAGcaataaaagtgtttttaaagtgTGAGCAGATTTAATGTTCTTTGACAAGTTTAGATCAACTTGCCTGGTACAGAATTAATGCAATTTACAAGGAAAGGAGCTCCATTCCAAGTGTTTCACACTGCGCTAACTTTAGTAACAATAGACTACAAATTCTTCTGTATAGAAGATGAATAATAAGTAATACCCAAGAAATTCCCAGATCCTCATTAACTTATAAGAATCTAGAAGtgaatttgaaaagtttgtGATATCACTTCTGTTGATTCTGTACGAAATATCAACCAAACTATGGGGCTTCTGaacaaattcatttaaataGGTGCTTGTAGATTTTTATGTGGCCAAATCTTGCCTCCATATGGATCTAACCTTTTAGATTAGCACAGGTTAAGCAAAGTTTTTTCAGATACATCACCAGCCTTTATCACAATTAACCTAATTTTCATACATGGTTGCTCAACAGTGTTAGTCTTAGAAATGAGCACTCACTTCTCAATAATCCATTAATCTGATTCTGAAATTGATTAACAGAAGAAAGCTTGGGAGAGCAGTGTTATCATTCAAAATCGTGCAATACATGATGCAAACCAGATGTAATAAAGGAAAGAATATCCAACTGATACCTTTGAAACATCTCCCACAGACTACCATGTGGTTTAACAGATATACTGCATAGAACCAGAACATAGGCGGACCACAGAGAACTCCAAAATAAGAAATGTATGACTGGTCGCCATGAAAATGTAACTTCTGCCTTTGATTGGTTGGTCTCTTGTTGACCACAGTTATCACTTGAGTGGTTATCTCCATTTTTACCATATCCCTTCTGCAGGAACAGCTTTCTGGGTGGAGTATCAGGACCATATCCCAACAAAAGAATCACCTGgaacaaaaccaacaaaacacAGTTTTTAGAGAGTAATTCATCAACTGTGTACTTCACAATGGATATTCCACTATGTACTATGGTTAGAACCCAGTATTTTAAGACAAAGTAAGCAGAAAAGGGGCATTACTGGAATTATTAGGATTGCAGGATAAAGAGACAAGTGTGTCGACATAACCCATCCAAATGCTGCCAGAGGAACTAGTCCTGCACTCCATCAAATgaacaatatttcaataaaagatGCAGGATATAGAATATTAGTGCCAGGATAGCATATAATCTATTCATGGTCTGTTGCAAATATACACACTCTTATTCTGGCAAATAAGTTTTATGAAGAGAAAACCATGGAACATTCTAGCATGCTTGGTATGATATCTGGCAAATCACTTTATATCCATCATACTTCCAAGGGGCTATTGTCTCCACCCGACCCCCCACCCCCGCTGAGAAAAGCCAAAATGCTTTCTATAAGCCTGCAACCTTGTGGTAATATGGATTAATCAAGGTCAACTCTTCACAAATACAGTCTTAACTCGATACCAGGCCTTGTTACacttttcaaattcataaaaTGATCAACCATAATTACATTTTTCAACCAGTTAAAACCCCTAAAACATATAATAATTCAAACCAGTTACCCCTCAAACCTGAGACAAGAGACCAATCACTTAAGGGTCCTAATAAGAGATCTTTCACAATCCTCTAATGCTTACACAGAGATATACCAAGCCTTCTTTATTCAGAACAATTTCACCTGCCCCAAAATTGCTGTTATGAGTGAAACAATTAACATAATGGGCATAAACTACAGCCAGCCAAGGGTATCAATGCTAGACGAGCAAGTTGATACACTGGATGAGCATTATATTGAGGGAGGAAATCAAAAGGGGGTATATGCCATGTATAAGCAAAACATTACTCAAAACTGGAGACGAGTTTTGGACAACATTATCAGAAGCCTTGGTATCAAAATTCATGTAGCCATACAGGAGCAGCCATCATTACTAACAAAAGTGCAGAGCAACAAATTTGTCACCAAAATTCAGTAGTCCTTTTCAGACTACTGTGATCATTTTGTGGATTGTGTAGTTCTCATCCAAGTTGAGTTCACAAAAGATGGAGGCATGGATCACTAAGATAATCTCAAAAACAACCAATCGATTCATCATAATCTGGAAAAAGTCCATTACCATCTTACCTTTACAAGCACCATGAAGTGCCAGTATGACAACCAGATTTTCAACTGGGGAAGTTGATAAACCCACACATGCAGCTATCGTGAAAGGATTCCATAAGTATACAAGTGCAGCAATATCTCCAGAAGAAagtaaatctaaaaagaaaatcaaatttaaacttCATCAGCCAGTAAGAAGCAGAGAGTACACTTTGTTTCTGAATAAATTCTATCAAGAATGCATTTGCATAACAAGaaaccaaaaagaagaagaagaagaaagaaaagaaaagataaaaaagcaaTATAAAAATTCTGAATCTAAATGTTATGTATAGTGAAAGTTGAAAATAACATCTCATAAATTAACTACCTGAACTTTTTAATAGATCAACAATGTCAAGTGAATTTAAGCTCTGTCTATATGCCATCTGTAGAGTGTGGCCGGTAGCCCGAATAAGCAAAGCACTAATAATATCTGCAATGACAAAAACCAAACTGTATCCAAGAATATGTAGACTATCATCTGCATCACTACAAATCGACACAACTTCGAAACTAGAAaaggagatttttttaaaaactaaaatctaagttgctttaaaaaaccaaaagagtTGCACAAAGATCAAACATGCAAGGCGAGAATAGCATACCTGCAAAGAAGATGATTAGGTTGCCCTTCAATTCTGCAACACCCGATCAATAAATTAccatgctataaaaaaaatcaaggaattCAATAATAATTACTTCAATGAGTGATTGATAGCGGAGAATTAGTTTGGTATTTAGTAATCGCATTCCAAGATTTAGttcacattaatttatttttttaaaatgtgaatTAACAGTGATTGAGCTGGAATCATAAAACTAATTACTAGTTAACAAagataaacaaacaaattatcaaacttttaacTCTGAATTGATCTCATTAAAACAATTAGGACAGTAGTAGTACCTTTTAACAGTGAGTGGACCAAGAAGTGAGAGTAACAATGGAGATCCATGGTACATCgatcctataaataaatataaaaatataaaaataataataataaatcatttcttGTACATTATTGGCtagataaatataataaaaaaaatcaaacatacaaGAACAATAATTACCAGCATAAGGAGAGATTGATGATTGCTTCAACCAGTAACCTTCAGCCACTAAATTAACAGCAAAAAAGCACtcagtgaaaataaaattaggcTGTGAGGTCGAAGAgtgagagagaaggagagagagagagagagtatttaCGGCGGCGGAGGCTGACGAGAGGAGTGGAGACTTCGGGGCGAGAGGCTAAGTTGAAGGTTTTAGGGAGGTAAATTAGAATCAGCCTTAACATTACGGATGCTATTAACCATCTCCAaaatcctctcttcttcttcttctccatttcgTCTCTGTTTTTCactgagagaaagaaaggagctCCAGCTATGTTTTAGATCGGAGTTTGCGTTGCTTTTTATGTTCACCGTCGTTTCAACTGGGGTTTTACACTTTAGATTAGAGGATACGATCCCGTTTTGCCTTAAGTGAGTGCTGATGGATTTATTACTT is a window encoding:
- the LOC7479340 gene encoding uncharacterized protein LOC7479340 isoform X2; this translates as MLDRCTMDLHCYSHFLVHSLLKELKGNLIIFFADIISALLIRATGHTLQMAYRQSLNSLDIVDLLKSSDLLSSGDIAALVYLWNPFTIAACVGLSTSPVENLVVILALHGACKGLVPLAAFGWVMSTHLSLYPAILIIPVILLLGYGPDTPPRKLFLQKGYGKNGDNHSSDNCGQQETNQSKAEVTFSWRPVIHFLFWSSLWSAYVLVLCSISVKPHGSLWEMFQRTYGFILTMEDMSPNIGVLWYFFAEVFDFFRSFFMIVFHLNILFMILPLAIRLKHRPCFLAFIYIAISSMLKSYPSVGDSALYLGLLGLFLDELADMKFSFFLLFGYIGVSLLSPVMHNLWIWRGTGNANFYYATGMAYACLQIILVVESVSAVLNHDRKLRKLSVTKLRDGNS
- the LOC7479340 gene encoding uncharacterized protein LOC7479340 isoform X1, whose translation is MEKKKKRGFWRWLIASVMLRLILIYLPKTFNLASRPEVSTPLVSLRRLAEGYWLKQSSISPYAGSMYHGSPLLLSLLGPLTVKRIEGQPNHLLCSLVFVIADIISALLIRATGHTLQMAYRQSLNSLDIVDLLKSSDLLSSGDIAALVYLWNPFTIAACVGLSTSPVENLVVILALHGACKGLVPLAAFGWVMSTHLSLYPAILIIPVILLLGYGPDTPPRKLFLQKGYGKNGDNHSSDNCGQQETNQSKAEVTFSWRPVIHFLFWSSLWSAYVLVLCSISVKPHGSLWEMFQRTYGFILTMEDMSPNIGVLWYFFAEVFDFFRSFFMIVFHLNILFMILPLAIRLKHRPCFLAFIYIAISSMLKSYPSVGDSALYLGLLGLFLDELADMKFSFFLLFGYIGVSLLSPVMHNLWIWRGTGNANFYYATGMAYACLQIILVVESVSAVLNHDRKLRKLSVTKLRDGNS